The DNA segment TTCCCACTGGCGAGCGAGGAGCGAGATcagcctctctctgctgtcggCTCCCGGGACGAAGACGCACCACTGGACCTCGCCCTCTGCGCCAGCGCTGGCTCCGCCTCCCCTGAGCGGGGCCTCCTCCCCTACGGCGGCAAAGTGGTCCATGGTGAGGTGGCAGAGCAGGTCGGGGCCGGGCAGGTCGTCAAACACCAGGGTCAGAGCCTGAGGGTACGTCTGATAGCCCAGCAGGACTCGGTCCAGGTCCCGGATCCTTCGAGCCTCACGCAGCTGGTAACGCTccctgaaggaggaggatgatgagaaagaggaggatgacAACCTCCGTACTGTCAGTAACCATCACGAGgaagacacaacacacaaacacacttttctttgGGGAAAAAGGGAATTATTAATCAGATTCAAAACATCAACGTTTGATGTTTTCAACGACATTTCACTCCAGATTCTGAAATAAAAACGTCTTGGTACAAAAAGCAGCTGGATCTAATAAAAACCAAGAACAGGGAGCAGAGTGTTACACGTCTGCTTCATCAAGCTTGCAGAAAGTGTTTAACAGCCTCTGAAAAACTTGTtttgctgacctccagtggtttaTCGACTCTTTTctatctttttctgtttttaatctctgCCAACTCCCGAGGGAAATATCGGACcgcttcagctgctaaatgctcttCTGTGTTCACCAGCGAGTCTCTGACTGCGTCTGTTTGCTCTTTGGTGCCGAGCAGGAAGTGTACGGTATGTTTTTAGAACTGAAAAGAGGCGTCTGTGTCCAGAAATAACACACGAGAGAAGCTGAAACTTGCTATAAAGCTCCGTGAAGCTGaagggagctgcagattcaggtgatatTTCTCTGCAGGGTCGTCACTTCGAGTGACCTCTTTTACATCGTTATAAAAATATGGTCGACCCGActggattctgtctgaatgcacccTAAGCTATGACCAAAACATATCTGTGAGTTCCTCCTGTTCCTCCACACAGTGATTGATCTGATGTCCTGCCTCTGGTTTGAGGGCTCAGTGAATATTGATTTAAACACCATCAGTATCTGTGAACTGTCTACAtgtcacacacagtcagtgtctcctctccttcctcttttcctgCAGCAGACGTGCACAAACACGAGGGAACAGCTTCTTTTTCTTGCAGTCAAATTACATCGCTGCTTCGTTAACGAGAGACGTCatgtttctttgattttattgtttcatgtttgttggtCCTGCCTCCCCAAACCCAAAGTCTGTCACTGTAAATCCTGTGTATGAAGACTGATAAAGGTTTTGACATGTTGTGGTACAGCAGAGCTTCTTGTGTGTTCACCTGGAGGGAGGTTCTTTGGCGAAGTCGGGCAGAGGATAGCTGACGTAGTCCTCGTCCAATAGGAACACATCTGTGCTGGTCAGGATCAAAGTCCTGGGCTGGAGCACGGGGGACGGGGTGGAGTGGACTGAGGGAGCAGAGCCTTGGCTGGGTAGACAGCTGGGGATCTGAACCTGGAGGAACAGGTAAGAAGAAATCATTGTCACTGTGTGCAGCTTCATAAAGTGTCGGCGTGTCCTGAGACACTGCACAGAAGCTACAACGGGAGAAGTTCTTACCTGGAAGACCAGCAGGTATAGCAGGACGTTGAAGGAGCGTGAGGACGAGGACGCTGCGCTGGCCGGagtcttcctctctgccacgATGAAGGTCAGATCTCCCATCTCCTCCTCGCTGGGATAAATAAACTTCACCCTGCTGCTGTGGACCAGCTCGTAGTTGTGCATCTTACCTGTAGGGAGGAGAAAATCACTTCAGTTATGACTGTCAGGTTAACACCAGGTCAGCAATCAGACCATCAGACCAATCAAACCCTCCGCATGAATGAAACGTCACTGaaagactatccaggtggattcacggatTAAACTATGATACTCTACCTGCAGTgttcagattttgtttatttcatgtacccagccTCTAAAACTACGAGTCATATAGACGGACGTGTGTTGTGTATCCTTAACACTGttacctgtgtttgtgttggtgaaCTGGGAGTAGAAGTCCTGATCTGACGGCTCTGGAggaggaagctgctgctgcagactgagAGCCGACATGAGCTCCTGAAGGAAGACGCCCGTCCCGTAACTGTCCCTGCTGAGACAGCACACGATGTGATCGGCCGAACGACCTGcgaacacacagacaagagacaaagagagagagagggtaggTAAGTTTGGTAAAACTTCGTGTGATATCTGCAAACACCGGAGATACGATGACCAACCTACGACTCTGAAGTACTGGTCGAACAGTCCCACGTTGATGGACAGTAGCTCAGACAGTCCGatggacagacagcagcacagacagacgtCCGGATCTCCTGAGTCCATTACGTCCAatactgacagagacagagacgagatttaagaagacagaaagaccacagacacactggtgtctctctgtctcaatcATGTCGTTTCACCCTTACCTGACTGATGACCGAGTGTGGAGGCGGCGTCTTCCAACAGGAAGTAGATGGTGTCGGTGgagagcagcagacagcaggtgagCTCAGACTCCGGAGACTTGTAGAGAACCACAGACAGCCACAAGACCTGTCTCACCTCCTCTGCCTCAGActgatataataaataatagtaaaaataGTAGTCAACATAAAATGATCTATTTTGCTGATCGATTAGTGAcatttcaagtgtgtgtgtgggtgtcctACCATTGCTATATATCTGTGGAAGTAGTCCACCAGATGCTGTCCTCCAAGCCCAGCCAGGAGCTTCAATCCAGGGGAGAGACCTGGCGTGAGGTGGGGGGACGGCTGgttctcctccagctgcaggCGGGAGGAATcccagctgaggaggagaagagaggagcagtgAGTAAAAGataaacatgtcaataaaagTCACCTCTCATCGTCACTACAGAGCTGctgtaggaaaaaaataaaaagatgacaCACCATGCTCCCTGATGTTTGTTGaacaatcaaaaaataaaatcaatcagcACCAACTGGAacatttcaccaaaatctgATCATCAGCAAggtgacagctggagagagaccAAGGTCGCTGTGTTAAGgcgctctaccaggtgagctcaGAAGGCGCcctcaggattttattttgaatgtacaGACGAATTGCGTCTCTGTTAGAGAAACCAACGTCTTTCTACCCAATTAATTATTCTTGCACTGGATCGTTGACATGTACTGAAGACAGAGGAAGGCAAAGTCCAGGAGCTGAGATGTGTTTGGAGGTGTACAGGTGATGTGGTGTTACACATTAGCAGCCCCCACAGTCCCAAACATTTGGATGAAACTCTGTGCAAAGCAGCAGTGCAGAAattcatttagaaaaacattagAGACGTTTTTCTAATGAAGCTGATAACAACTATAATCACTCCAAAGCGTGGTGGAGGatttcacactgtaaaaaaacatcagtcctctgtgacagtgaCAGCTATCGCCCAACATACGTAAAGCTCAGACGTGTATATCAGTGATAAGATCGACTCAGCCGATAATACTGACGATGCCATCAACATTTGCTCtgcatcacagtttgtttttagatAAATAAACGTCACACACACTCGCTGATAAATGCGTGACCTGATAAGATTAGTACAGTGTGTTTGCAGCGTTAGTACAGTGTGAAACTGGGACACTGTGTGTGGCCTTAATCAAAGTACAAGTGTGATATCAGCGTGCAGCTGATGAAggcacaagaagaagaagaaagtctACCTGCTGGTGCTGTGTGATTTCACAGAACTGGTACAACAGCACTGCTCTCTGGATCTGTGACGGCCTGAGGACACGACAACAAGGAGGCATCAAACAAACTAGGAGAAGTAATCAGCAGCTGTAATTAGGGGAATTGTATATGCAGGTAGTTTtcaccatgtgtgtgttgaccttGGTGTGGACAGGGCGTGCAGGGTTGGGGCAGGGCCACCATCTTCAGCCCCTCCAGAGAGGCTCTCTGCTGGCTCAGCTCCCCCAGGAAAGAGCTCCTGTCCTGGGCCAGAgggaagacaaacagcagcctcTGGCCgcccagcagcagctccacagtgTGACTCAACCTGGACATGACGGTTAAAGAGTCTTTTCAAATTgcacaaaatcataaaaaatatgtatgtaaCTTCATGAGTAGCCTCTGTACCTGCGGTGGTGTTTTGGGTCAGGGCAGGAGCTGTTGTTGGTCCTGTCCCCGACCTGAGAAGCTCTCTCTCTGGGGTGAAGCACCACAGAGCCGAGGGGCACACGGACCAGCCTGCACCAGGACGAGGAATGAAGGTCAGCGctcctcctcactcttcctGCCAGCTCTCTGAAATCTATTGTCAGCACCCAGAGGTGTCGGTgggtgagaaagaggagaaaagggaggcTGGGCTCCTCTCTTCTCGATAAGATGTCTGACAGGAGCGGGTGGGTGTCcggggcagaggaggaggaagaagaggaggatgtgaggaaagagaggaggtgggCAGGATAGCCTCCCCGGGCTCCCTgactctcctccagctcccagGAGTTGATGAGCGAGCGAGGGAGGAGCTGAGGACTGTTTGACATCTCCGGGTCAGTCTGAGATCCTGCCACCTGAAAAAAGAAGGGagaaggtttttattttccaggtgaCAGACTAAGGATTGCAGTGCAGCCTAAATGGCTCGTGTGCTGCTCTCTGACCTGGATCAGCGCCGTCAGCTCGGTCCTGGTCTGCCGGAGCTCCTCTGCCTCAGAGAAGATATACCAGCTGGTTGAACCAGCTTGAAGGCCGAATGCGAGGCAGGAGTCAGGGAGCTCGGCTTGGGAgaagaacaggagctgggagTACGGCACCAGGAGGTCCACCTGCAGGCTGGAGAGCAACTCCTCCACAGGAGGACTCTGCTCCTGGTCTGAGAACAGGAGGACAGACGCTCTTATATAATTTCTGCATTGCAGGGCTACCACACAGCATCTTATTTGAATTCATAgcttccatgtgtgtgtttacctgcgTCCTGATTTGTCCAGGTGAAATCATCTGACAGGTACAGCAGGCCTAACAGTTTGTCCGTCAGCACCAGACATGCCTCcttctgctccacctcctcctttaCCTGAAGACAGTAGCACCACAGAACCCTGCTgacctgcacctcctcctcctccacctccccctcctcctcttcctctttacaCAGATCCCCCTGGTGGCCATCAGGCTCTTCTGCAGGAGGGACAGCGAGTgacgtggaggaggagcagactGACTCCTCAACAGAGTCATCCAGACCCATCTCAAAGTATCCGTCCCTTGAACCTGGACTGGAGTAAAGAGCATAAAACAGTGAAGGAATCAGACGTCATTGTAACATGTTGATATTATTCAATCGGTCCTCCAGGGATTGGTTTGATTACCTGAGACTTCCCACGTCGGTGCCCTCGACGTGGGACTGAACCTCTCTGGATTCAGAtgtcttctcttcctccctctcctcctccttctcgtcCTCCTCTGTTGAATTCCTCTTCTGCTCCTTCACGATGGAGCTGAGATGATGGGAGAGCTGGGTAATGAAGTCTTTGTtaaaggaggaagagagcagGTGAGGAGAAAGTAGAGGACAAGAGGCTGcactgcaggagaaacacaTGGCTTCAACTGGTCTGGAGGAGCAGACACAActggaggagacagaggcagagggaaaTTTGAatagtttttcaaaataaatgtttgtttcaccAAAGGTAGATTAACAGCAATCAGATATATATTCAGAGTTGTTAGTTTATATGATGGCAGTAGCACTGATATTTCACACTGACCAGGCAGTAATAGTCGGAGTCGTGGTGGTTATCCGTGGGGGAgctccacagtgtgtgtgctcagacaGGCTGACAGCAGGTTGTTGGacctgaagacaaacacatgaagcaACATTAGAAATGAAACAATCTGCACCTCACCGCAGCACAGCTCCCTTCCTTAGCTTTGCTGACCATTTTACCACCATATGGTTTACATGTCAACACTTAGTAGGATGCAATTTAGCAGTACACTCAAAATACAACTGAGGTTAACGGGAAGTCCTCCAGGGATTTGAtcataaagtaaagtaaacctTGAGCTGCTGGTGGTGTTTGTAGGAAAGTTATAATTCAAAGTTATAATCTCAGAGtccatttttattgatttattgctgaAGAAAGCTCTTGCATGAGATGTAAAACGTCTTCAGGCATCCTAGATTGAATCGTTTCtgatgacctggacgactgagaaccttcacagaaacCTTCcattgtgtttcaggtgtgtgtgtgtgtctgacctggGCGGAGTCAGCAGACAGGAGGTGTGTATTGGTGTTGAAGCTTGCAGGGGGAGGTGCGGTGTCCACAGGAGGGAGGACACTGCGGGGAACTGTGGCTTCTTCTCTGCTTGTCACttctgaaacaggaaacagatcgGAGAAATCGAAAAGTGCTGATGACGTTATGTTTGGATAGATTCTGTGACATCTTTACATTTGAACTATTCCTGTGAGCAATCATTTCAAGTttttactaaactaaactaaactttgGTCAGAATGTATGACGGTTTCAAAGCTCCAgctcattaaatattaatatttgaagCTTTTCATCGTCTTATGTgttaattaagtattttttgagttttggactgttagtCAGCAAGACAACACACAGTTTATACACCAACATATAGAGCAAATTAATGAATTTAACTTAATGTGTCATGTTTGTTGAAGAAACATGTTGATTTAAGAGTTGTTAGTCGACATTTTACGGTTGtttttgactcatttaatcTTAAGAAGTCTAAAATCAGGCTGTCCTAATAGTTAGCAGTAATTCCAGCAAAGCTTTAACTTAACAGCTGAAGCAACAGATTacttatcatcatcatcatcatcataatttaaaaagttaaacagTGAGAGCAAAGCATCTACGACAGGAAACATAAAGCTGATCTGGTTCAGAGGCTAAAAGAAGAATCTCTTTAGCAGGTTAGCTTCCTCAGCTGACCTGATGAAAGTTTTTCCACGGCAGCAGAGTGACGTCCTGCGACACTTCCTGGTCGCTCTGAGGAACATTCATAGGATTCAAACCACAAAGGGAAACTAAAGAATCTAAGTAGCCTCAGGGCATCACGTGACTGCGatggaaaaaacatttcattgtttgcCACTTCGAGACAAAGTCAGTGAGAGTCAAACCAAACTTTATATCCACTGAAAGCAGCAGCCAGACACTCGTTCAGTAAACACATATTATTTATCTCTCggtctctgtctttgtgctaagctacgctgaagatgtgcatgtgtgtgaagtaGAGCAAATACTCAAATCCTAATTACTGTATTTAAGCTTTTGTTTGCACACTATCAACGGTAtgtttcacaattttctgacattttatggactaaacaactggcagattaattgataatgaaaaaaatcactAGCTGCGAACTCATCATGcgctgtcagctgctgttttttggGAATCATCTCTACTCGTCTGTCTGGCCGCTGCCttgcagctgaaataaaaaccaCCACTCCCTCCCGCCCTGTACAGCCTGATACATACATGATTACCTTGGCTGGGGCAGGCAGACTGCTGGGCcggacaggaagaggaagaggaggaggtggagcaggaagaggaggtgacaGCAGGAGGAGCAAGAGCAGAGGTAGaacagcaggtggaggaggtggaggaagaggggggagaagaggaggagaggtgaggaggtgcagcagcagacagcctGGTCTCCTCACTGATCTGACgagaggacagagaggtggAAGCCTTCAGAGAGCAGCTACAACATCGATCAGATCACATCCTGAAACCTGCAGCCGGCAGCGCCGTCACCAGCAGAGTTTGACTGAGTCAGACTGATCCAGTGACGGCAGTCgattgtgtaaaaatgtttaaaatatgtaaatagtgAAGTTCAAGAGCTAAATCTGTGATAAAACTCTAAATCTGTAAGCACAAAGATTTCTGCTGGAaacatctgacatgtttttttcattaccccccaacaaaaaaatccaaatttagCTCCTGTTGGAGGGAGTGTGGATCAGTTTCAGCACAGCTCACATTTTCTAGACGTGCCTTCGTGTTAAGCCTTCGGGAAAGCAGCGAGCCGTTTGGTCACAGAGATCtgatttctcttctcttttgtaCCTTGGAAATATTTCTAAAGGTCTCAGTACGAGTGACTCATAACTTCAAAAGATCTTTAAACTGCAAGTAAGAGACTAAATGCTCCAGAGGAACGCTCCTACCGTCGTCGCCCTTCTCTACCCTCATTATGGAGAATATGACTCTCACCCTTTGACTACAGAAGGAGAGGTTACCCTGACAAATGGGATTGTTTTAACCATGTagacttttaatatttttattctccCTATCTAGACCTTTTGTGTGCCTCAGGTTTTTTACTTTACATTGTGGTCAAACTACAGTAGATGTACAACAACTTAAAGATCAAAATAGGCTCAGTAAAGGATTCTGTTCGGAGGAGGGTACTCCTTACATAATCCTTCACTGAGCCTACTTATTGTAAAGCCTCTAAGTACGGGTAAAAACATCACTGGTGTGTTTAGGTGAAtttcatgaataataaataaatatagaattATTTTGGCCACAGTCTGGTCTGTCTTTGTAGCTCTGAATGGTTTTGTCAATCAGAGCTTTGTAGGTTGGTATAGCTTGTCGTTACAAactcttttattctgaaggtgtGGACACCAAAACAGGAAGTAATCTTGAACAGCTGGCCCCAAATATTTTGACTCCTTATTGtatcttcttaaaaaaaagaaatatgttctgCAAATTCACAAAGAATGCAGACTCAGTTTTGCAGGCTGTGTTTAAACATACACAGATTTAGCTCAGACTTCACAGATTCATCTAAAAGTGACATTATAGCCTGTTTTTATTCTCATaactctgctgctgatgtgcaCGATCTCTCTAATCTGAAAATGTCATCTGTTAATGGTGTAAGTTGGAGTTGCTGATCTGCAGGTTgtgactcaaacaaacactgcagcagctcatTACGCTCATGTAGTGAACAACATGAGCTGCTGTGGTGACTGACTGAGCGGTAACAGCTGGTCAACCTTCAGGCTTCAGAGATATGTTAGTAATTAACTTGGTATCAGGATCAGCATTAGTCACATGTAATTGGTGGATTTCATCTTGTGACTTATGATTTGTCTATAATCAGGTtacaattataaaaatatactgCAGCAGAGCTCTGATTAACAAAGATGTTAAATGACGTTTTAAGCTCTGCTGTCTCACAGTCCTAAAATAGATTTACACTTGTTATATGAATGATAAACACAAAATTTAAACTCTTGAATAACAATCTTTAAAGTGCAGACCGTATGTCATGATAACATATAAACTGCTCTCCGCAGGTCTAACGCTGCCTCCTGCTGTATGACTCAGTGTGACAGGAAGTACCTTCTTGTCACCGCTGCTCATCCTGTCTTTGACTTCTTTGGCTTTCTGAATGGCTTTCAACACTTCCACCGTGTCCAGCTCCTTCTCTGTCGTCACTTTACCGTCCAGACAAACCTGAAGATGCAGAGACAAAGTATTGACTGCTAGTATAAACTagtgataaataaatacaactagTACTTGTTATGAgcagtttctacagtagcagcagcagtaaacatGTTGGTGTTGTTGGCTGTGTGCCTTTGCTGcactagcagcagcagcacagtagTAATATTAACAATATGGTTGTTTTGGTGGTGTACCTCGGCTGCACGGTCTCCAAACTGGGCCAGGACTTTGGTTCTGTAGTCTGGGATGATGCACATGGGGTTACTGGACAGGTTGAGTTTCTCCAGACACGGCAGAGAGCCGATGTTCCTGATTTCCTCCAACTGGAATCACAAACAACCCAAATCAAGCTCCACTGACTGCCTCGCTGAATTCTGGATGTTTCATTAGAGCTATGGTTAGATGTTTTCCCCCTCAGTGTTAAGTTGTGTGTATTAGAGAGTCAACAGTagagaaatgacaaaatcatGATGAAAATAGAGGGAGAGGACGTTTGTTGTAATTAATATAGATCAATTACATTGAGCGATTGGTCGattatttatttccttcttttttggCAATAGCAGATTTAATACCTTTTGTAATTGTCAGGCACAGTcaaaatttctttcaaaatgtttctagttttctgttttccttcctttaaTGCAAAAAGCAGAAGCAGGAAATGTATCTTTTACACAGTTAAAGTAACgtagaaaaatattttctgcatgtttctaCGACACTTTGACCATCAGGGCGTCGACGGTGTGTTTACCTGAGCCAGCTGATTGTGGCTGAGGTCCAGGTTGACCAGAGAGTAGAGCTTGGTGAGGCCGGTCAGTTGGTCCAGCTGGTTACCGGCCAGACTCAGAGTTTTAATGTTGCCCAGACGAGTGTGAGCAGCTTCCAGGACCCGCAGGCTGTTGTAGGACAGGTCCACGTGGACCAGATTGTACAGGTGCTGCAACCACAGGACAGTTAATTCAGTACGAGTGTACGACAAACTACACATCTGTAGGGGTGTTTAACTGCACCTGTCAGGACCAGCTGTCTGTACTGACATTACGACTGAACCTCAACTGCAAGCTGTTTTTACTAATTTAACTGTAAGTCCTCAACTATGCTCCAACTGTGGTATGTTTAAACTCACATGTGAGTGTGCTTTAGAGAGAAAAGGAATCTCACAGAAACAACAAGAGCCGAAACAGTTAGACAAGTTAATTAACAGAGAACATATTGGAAATTAATCGGTAATAGTTTCAGTCATGCATCGAGCGGATGTTTCTTTGTTGCAGCATCTCGACTGTGAGGATTtgcctcttttctctgttttgtatcATCGTAAGCTGAATGCGTTTGAGTCTGCTGGTCCAGACAgtaaagtcacatttttctctgttttctgacagtgaaaaaaagtctaattaattaattaattaattacattgtCAACATTAACAATATTTTCTTATGTTCATcacgtgcatacacacacatacctggaGGTTTTCCACTGTGGACAGCTGGTTGTAGCTCAGATCCAGAAACTCCACCTTTGGAATCAGTTTCTACGACAGAGAAAAATCTCAGTGTCAGCACATAGAAACAGATGTATGGAGCCTAAACCTTCCTTTagtcacacactttttttttttagccgtGTTAAGACAAAGATGGTCGTATCACATCCTGATACAACAGCTAGCTGACCAATCAGTGCAGGCAGAAAGGCAGCACATGTCTGCGTTGAGGTTTGGTGGGCGTGTCTCACCACAGAGCTGTCTATGGTGCTGATGCAGTTGTGGCTCATGTCCAGCGTGGTCAGGTTTCTCCACACGGGGATGACAGCGGTGACGGGACAGCCAGACTCCACCCCCTCAGGCTCCCACTGTGAGAACTCGCTCGCCTCTGGGACCAGGATCGCCTGGAGGAAGCCAGAACACACATCAGTACACAATATACATCCAGGAACATGTATACTAGAGTTGTGGTTAGTCTGAACTGTACCATCATAGTTTCTGTGGAGTAGTGGATACTCAGAGTTGCCAGACTCGACCTCAGAGACGACAGACCTCGAATCTGCTGAGAGCTGCACTCACTGATCtgaagacagacggagagagggaaGTAATCATCCACATTTTGCCAACTCATTTCCCAGATCATCAAAATAAACacgtcaaaatggctgctgtctCCAGCACTGTATGTCTATAACCCTTCTTGTGCGATGTCCTGTCCCCAGTTCCTGCTGCACACCTCGAGTAGATTTTACCAGGTGGATTAACTTAACGATTTACAGCGATGTGGCAAAGCTGCAGAGTTTACTGAGGTAATTTCAACAGCAGCAGATTTATTTGTGAAGGCGAAGGAGATCCAAACCGAGCCGTCACAACGAGTTCAGTGTTGGCGAACTTTGACATGCTTATTTATTAACTACAAACAGGTCGCCAGCTCCAATCTTTGAGGTAATGAAGACCATGTGAGTCTGAAATTTAGTAAATTATCATATTAGCTGCATGACAACATCCAATTGCTGCTCTGTCTAATGAGAAGCGACCTCAGCAGAGCTTTCCTCTTCGTATCCATCcataaagtgtgtgttactTACCAGGCACTAACCCTGGACCACAGTCTGGTATAAATGGGTGAAATGCTGGTGTTCATTGTCCCATTATCAAATATGAGGTTTCTGTGTGATATGAATGAGCAGACACTGTACAAAACAGGAGTGCTTTGAggagcaacagacagacagttacctCTATCTGCAGCAGTGATTTGAAAACAGACAGGTCGAAGGGGAGACTGCTCTCCTGGATGTTACTGGTTCCTACTGGACCTCTGGTACCAGACATctgaccaacagagacaaaacaagtgAGAACAATCACCACCTCAAAGGGAGGTCAGGAGACAATGCTGAAATTGCATGATGGGGATTTGAGTTCAATAAAGAGGTGTGTGACCTTGAGGTATTTCAGCCTGCAGGTGAAGTCGAGGATGTGTCCCAGGTCGGTCTTGGCGTCTCCATTACAGCAGGTCGGTTTGGCCAGACGTAGCTGCTGGGAGACGGAGTAAAGCTGCAGAGGATGTAGAGAGAAGACCTCGCCCACCTGCAGCAACTGCTCAcctacaacacaaacacacaaacacgcagtgTGTTGATACTCACAACAGTTAGTCGTTTTACATGACAAACCAGATGTCGACAAAACCTTCAACCTCCACATCTTTATGATGTTAATGAATGTTTGTAAAGTAGATTTATTCTGGCTCACTGCACTTTGTCTCCTAAACTGATGAGTATTGTATCAACTTCAGTGTGAAAGCCTGAGCAGCTACATAGAGCGGAAACACACAAGCTCACTGAAGGAGTCTTATTAATTGTTAACGAAGTTGTAGaaacattagattagattagagaagagagagaacaggacaGGAAGTCCTGTCCTCAGACAGGAAGCAAACCTTTATGGAACAAGTCCTCGGCCAGTGCTGCTGTGATGCCGTTAATCtcctgaaagagacaaaaaaaagtttgtttaaaactCGAATCACATCaaattaacaaacatttaagcTTATAGAGTTAAATGATTTTATGTCAGCATCTCTCTGTGGACAGCTGGTCATGGTTTCAGCTCTCTAGTGATGTTTGACCTCGCCTCACGCTGTTTTCCTCACAGTTACATAGTACAGTAGTTATGTGCtgaataataaacaacaacaaagctgtTTTCTGATGATCATTTAAACTCTTCTGCAACAGTCATGTGTTGATCACTTCGTGTCACATGAGAGGATTTTTCTATCGGCTGTTTACTCTGCAGAGTCCGGAGGACTCAGACAACACTGGTCTGTTGTTGGACTGACATCATCATGTGATCACAGTCACCGACATCACAAAGCCGTACACTACTACTAACACCAGCCTGGA comes from the Larimichthys crocea isolate SSNF chromosome VI, L_crocea_2.0, whole genome shotgun sequence genome and includes:
- the nisch gene encoding nischarin isoform X1, producing MESSPFPEEVPDRRVCVVGSELVENYTVYIIDVTDGDHKWTVKHRYSDFHDLHEKLVAEKKVDRGLLPPKKMLGKNSKSLVERRQKELELYLQTLLLQFPQATPAPLACFLHFHLYEINGITAALAEDLFHKGEQLLQVGEVFSLHPLQLYSVSQQLRLAKPTCCNGDAKTDLGHILDFTCRLKYLKMSGTRGPVGTSNIQESSLPFDLSVFKSLLQIEISECSSQQIRGLSSLRSSLATLSIHYSTETMMAILVPEASEFSQWEPEGVESGCPVTAVIPVWRNLTTLDMSHNCISTIDSSVKLIPKVEFLDLSYNQLSTVENLQHLYNLVHVDLSYNSLRVLEAAHTRLGNIKTLSLAGNQLDQLTGLTKLYSLVNLDLSHNQLAQLEEIRNIGSLPCLEKLNLSSNPMCIIPDYRTKVLAQFGDRAAEVCLDGKVTTEKELDTVEVLKAIQKAKEVKDRMSSGDKKISEETRLSAAAPPHLSSSSPPSSSTSSTCCSTSALAPPAVTSSSCSTSSSSSSCPAQQSACPSQEVTSREEATVPRSVLPPVDTAPPPASFNTNTHLLSADSAQVQQPAVSLSEHTHCGAPPRITTTTPTITACCVCSSRPVEAMCFSCSAASCPLLSPHLLSSSFNKDFITQLSHHLSSIVKEQKRNSTEEDEKEEEREEEKTSESREVQSHVEGTDVGSLSPGSRDGYFEMGLDDSVEESVCSSSTSLAVPPAEEPDGHQGDLCKEEEEEGEVEEEEVQVSRVLWCYCLQVKEEVEQKEACLVLTDKLLGLLYLSDDFTWTNQDADQEQSPPVEELLSSLQVDLLVPYSQLLFFSQAELPDSCLAFGLQAGSTSWYIFSEAEELRQTRTELTALIQVAGSQTDPEMSNSPQLLPRSLINSWELEESQGARGGYPAHLLSFLTSSSSSSSSAPDTHPLLSDILSRREEPSLPFLLFLTHRHLWVLTIDFRELAGRVRRSADLHSSSWCRLVRVPLGSVVLHPRERASQVGDRTNNSSCPDPKHHRRLSHTVELLLGGQRLLFVFPLAQDRSSFLGELSQQRASLEGLKMVALPQPCTPCPHQGQHTHGRHRSREQCCCTSSVKSHSTSSWDSSRLQLEENQPSPHLTPGLSPGLKLLAGLGGQHLVDYFHRYIAMSEAEEVRQVLWLSVVLYKSPESELTCCLLLSTDTIYFLLEDAASTLGHQSVLDVMDSGDPDVCLCCCLSIGLSELLSINVGLFDQYFRVVGRSADHIVCCLSRDSYGTGVFLQELMSALSLQQQLPPPEPSDQDFYSQFTNTNTGKMHNYELVHSSRVKFIYPSEEEMGDLTFIVAERKTPASAASSSSRSFNVLLYLLVFQVQIPSCLPSQGSAPSVHSTPSPVLQPRTLILTSTDVFLLDEDYVSYPLPDFAKEPPSRERYQLREARRIRDLDRVLLGYQTYPQALTLVFDDLPGPDLLCHLTMDHFAAVGEEAPLRGGGASAGAEGEVQWCVFVPGADSRERLISLLARQWEALCSRELPVELTG
- the nisch gene encoding nischarin isoform X3, whose translation is MESSPFPEEVPDRRVCVVGSELVENYTVYIIDVTDGDHKWTVKHRYSDFHDLHEKLVAEKKVDRGLLPPKKMLGKNSKSLVERRQKELELYLQTLLLQFPQATPAPLACFLHFHLYEINGITAALAEDLFHKGEQLLQVGEVFSLHPLQLYSVSQQLRLAKPTCCNGDAKTDLGHILDFTCRLKYLKMSGTRGPVGTSNIQESSLPFDLSVFKSLLQIEISECSSQQIRGLSSLRSSLATLSIHYSTETMMAILVPEASEFSQWEPEGVESGCPVTAVIPVWRNLTTLDMSHNCISTIDSSVKLIPKVEFLDLSYNQLSTVENLQHLYNLVHVDLSYNSLRVLEAAHTRLGNIKTLSLAGNQLDQLTGLTKLYSLVNLDLSHNQLAQLEEIRNIGSLPCLEKLNLSSNPMCIIPDYRTKVLAQFGDRAAEVCLDGKVTTEKELDTVEVLKAIQKAKEVKDRMSSGDKKISEETRLSAAAPPHLSSSSPPSSSTSSTCCSTSALAPPAVTSSSCSTSSSSSSCPAQQSACPSQGNHK